From a single Betaproteobacteria bacterium genomic region:
- a CDS encoding prepilin-type N-terminal cleavage/methylation domain-containing protein: protein MTHRNNNKGFTLVEIAIVLVIIGLLLSGVLKAQELINNAKVKRYATDFHNIPIMLYGYQDRFKALPGDDAQVVTHLPAATLAATPTGTVGNGMINGVWNSATNSDETCLFWQHVRLAGLAPGSATVDCSLPSSDYWPKNGNGGQIGIQSNTGFVTMTGTMNGSYIICSTNILGQYVLQLDATLDDGDPATGSMRAIQTTSAGGAPSTTTTVQANPADSFIVCMGI, encoded by the coding sequence ATGACGCATCGGAATAATAATAAAGGATTCACACTGGTCGAAATTGCGATCGTACTGGTCATCATCGGTCTGCTGCTGAGCGGTGTTCTGAAGGCACAGGAATTGATCAACAACGCCAAGGTCAAGCGCTACGCGACCGATTTTCACAACATCCCGATCATGCTCTACGGCTACCAGGACAGGTTCAAGGCGTTGCCCGGCGACGATGCACAAGTCGTGACTCATCTTCCGGCCGCTACGCTTGCCGCTACCCCGACCGGTACGGTAGGCAACGGCATGATCAACGGCGTCTGGAACTCGGCCACCAACTCGGACGAGACCTGCCTGTTCTGGCAGCATGTGCGACTGGCCGGACTGGCTCCCGGTTCCGCAACTGTCGATTGCAGCTTGCCAAGCTCCGACTACTGGCCGAAGAACGGGAACGGCGGCCAGATCGGCATCCAGAGCAACACCGGTTTCGTCACGATGACCGGGACGATGAATGGCAGCTATATCATCTGCTCGACGAACATACTGGGCCAGTATGTATTGCAACTCGATGCCACACTCGACGACGGCGATCCCGCAACCGGCTCCATGCGCGCCATCCAGACGACCAGCGCCGGAGGTGCTCCGTCCACCACGACCACGGTGCAGGCCAACCCCGCGGACAGTTTCATCGTCTGCATGGGCATCTGA